A section of the Clostridium felsineum DSM 794 genome encodes:
- a CDS encoding methylglyoxal synthase, which produces MALIMKNKKKIALVAHDNRKKALIDWCKTNVAILSKHDLCGTGTTAKLISEETGLQVLPYKSGPMGGDQQIGAAIVNEDIDFMIFFWDPLTAQPHDPDVKALLRISVLYDIVVAMNESTADFLIKSPAMDEEHERHIIDYYQKIRANNF; this is translated from the coding sequence ATGGCATTAATAATGAAAAATAAAAAGAAAATAGCATTGGTTGCACACGACAATAGAAAAAAAGCTTTAATTGATTGGTGTAAGACAAATGTAGCAATTTTAAGTAAGCATGATCTTTGTGGGACAGGCACTACTGCAAAGCTTATATCGGAAGAAACAGGACTTCAGGTTCTACCATATAAAAGTGGTCCTATGGGTGGAGATCAACAAATAGGAGCAGCCATAGTAAATGAGGATATAGATTTTATGATTTTTTTCTGGGATCCACTTACAGCTCAACCTCATGATCCTGATGTAAAGGCACTACTTAGAATTTCTGTTTTATATGATATTGTAGTAGCGATGAACGAATCTACAGCGGATTTTTTAATTAAGTCACCTGCTATGGACGAAGAGCATGAAAGACATATTATAGATTATTATCAGAAAATTAGAGCAAATAATTTTTAA
- a CDS encoding 2'-5' RNA ligase family protein, protein MRYVLVCIIKGEAAKLNEKLAFEVKSKFNARRSKLPPHFTIKAPFETSEENIYELKEVLEKFRCRFNAEKMSIDGFSSFRKDVVYMKVNLSREGKEVHDQLIDELKRLKWLQWKNNEGKDKVFHCTIVSKKVKEHFDEILTHVKNYECNYKCYFDNISLYKWNVNKWEIDKEYNLTKVEK, encoded by the coding sequence ATGAGATATGTTTTGGTCTGTATTATAAAAGGCGAAGCAGCAAAACTGAATGAAAAGTTAGCCTTTGAGGTGAAAAGTAAATTTAATGCTAGGCGATCTAAATTGCCACCTCATTTTACAATAAAGGCGCCTTTTGAAACTAGCGAAGAAAATATATATGAATTAAAAGAGGTGCTTGAAAAATTTCGATGCAGATTTAATGCTGAGAAAATGAGTATAGATGGTTTTTCTAGTTTCAGAAAAGATGTAGTATATATGAAGGTGAATTTATCAAGAGAAGGAAAAGAGGTACATGACCAATTAATAGACGAACTTAAAAGGCTTAAATGGCTTCAGTGGAAAAATAATGAGGGGAAGGATAAAGTTTTTCATTGTACAATAGTAAGTAAAAAAGTAAAAGAACATTTTGATGAGATTTTAACACATGTAAAGAATTATGAATGTAACTATAAGTGCTATTTTGATAACATAAGCTTGTACAAATGGAATGTAAACAAATGGGAGATTGATAAAGAGTATAATTTAACTAAAGTTGAAAAATAA
- a CDS encoding DUF2325 domain-containing protein produces MSVLLIGGDKLGNIKDKLKESGFNKIEHVTGRKSGNKKIRINSNLDLVLVLVDFVGHNFMDIIKRESKKSGVRVKFSKRSWSYIEDELKDYIKKIDE; encoded by the coding sequence TTGAGTGTTTTGCTTATAGGAGGAGATAAACTTGGGAATATTAAAGATAAATTAAAGGAGAGTGGATTTAATAAAATAGAGCATGTTACAGGAAGAAAATCAGGAAATAAGAAAATAAGGATAAACTCTAATTTAGATTTGGTTTTAGTTTTGGTAGATTTTGTAGGACATAATTTTATGGATATAATAAAAAGGGAATCGAAAAAGTCTGGTGTTAGAGTAAAGTTTTCAAAACGTTCCTGGTCATATATAGAGGATGAATTAAAGGATTATATAAAAAAGATAGATGAATAA
- a CDS encoding methyl-accepting chemotaxis protein, whose product MRDKDVTPEKLAEAFSIVMPYLSIFFDKELAVGITDREKYIGVFSDDNMQIKANENDSIPQGGAVYDALVSGEKIIKKVPKEVYGLYFKSYAVPIKDDSNKVKGVVVAGKNLEKSIKIYDLSKKLAEAIGQITDVIGNLTLGVQELVKLNDSTGNLVNGAIDTAKNTDDIINFVQSISKQTNLLGINAAIESARAGEVGKGFNVVAQEIRKLSNSSTESLGKIDSVLKEISKSVNSIHDDTKKTREFFEEQVAAFEQVNASIQELNSTSQILKDLAERV is encoded by the coding sequence ATGAGAGATAAAGATGTAACACCGGAAAAATTAGCAGAAGCTTTTTCTATAGTAATGCCTTATTTGAGTATCTTTTTCGATAAGGAACTAGCAGTAGGAATAACCGATAGAGAAAAGTATATAGGGGTATTTTCTGATGATAATATGCAAATTAAAGCCAATGAAAATGATAGCATACCACAAGGCGGGGCAGTATATGATGCACTAGTTTCTGGTGAAAAAATCATAAAAAAAGTTCCTAAAGAGGTCTATGGTTTATATTTTAAATCTTACGCTGTTCCAATTAAGGACGACTCTAATAAAGTAAAAGGTGTAGTTGTGGCAGGCAAAAATTTAGAAAAAAGTATAAAGATATATGATTTATCCAAAAAGCTTGCGGAAGCCATTGGACAAATAACTGATGTTATTGGTAATTTAACCTTGGGAGTTCAAGAATTAGTGAAATTAAATGATAGTACTGGAAACCTTGTTAATGGAGCAATTGATACTGCAAAAAATACAGATGATATAATAAATTTTGTTCAAAGTATATCTAAGCAAACCAATTTACTTGGAATTAATGCGGCTATAGAATCCGCAAGAGCAGGCGAAGTTGGAAAAGGATTTAATGTAGTAGCTCAGGAAATAAGAAAATTATCTAATTCTAGCACAGAATCTCTTGGTAAGATAGATTCTGTTTTAAAGGAAATAAGTAAATCTGTTAACAGTATTCATGATGATACAAAAAAGACTAGAGAATTTTTTGAGGAGCAGGTAGCAGCCTTTGAGCAGGTTAATGCTTCTATTCAAGAATTAAATTCTACTTCTCAAATACTTAAAGATTTAGCTGAAAGGGTATAG
- a CDS encoding methyl-accepting chemotaxis protein has translation MSIKKKFSIVIIVLVIFSTVAVSAAISINEINAINNQSKGEMQSVTAQCVDSINAVVNKEQSVNSLVAARSAVTKLALKSPDGQITPEVNENNTWLQDYVKKAGNISHTFVLDSNLKDISDSNTSFIGKSYADKKYAQDALLGKETISDTTISNTTHKPIVVFASPIVSGGKVIGVVASSVEGASFSKYLKNVKTNSSPSSYAYMVDEKGKVLYNRKTQDIGKPIGNGKMKDVITDLLKGNSKTSDFVEYGDAGQEKVVYYYQMPNLKWTLVLVSFRAEMMKSVKSAIYISIAMTIIFGVLASIVGLLFSKRITNPILDIAKLADKTAKLDLVLDKSYDKYRGFKDEVGVIFKSVLEIRSTFREIVGELNTVSTSINGNADNVEDLTKELKFYADETSSETENLSAGMEENSATVEEVSASTGEISNSVSNIAEKAEGAAELTANTNKMSIKLKDDSINSKKSTNEIYNNVKTELEQAIKKSEAVKEIDNLASAILQITEQTNLLALNAAIEAARAGEAGRGFAVVAEEVRTLAEQSSDMASKIQSVVETVNSSVKDLNSESIKLLKFVDENVYSDYDKFVQSAEVYSKDAENINGLMSEFNSTSKQLNSSIDGISRAISEIAIVVNNGAVGVSNIAEKSLNIVEKVKLIEDSVEKNKNSAKELQGLVSKFKI, from the coding sequence ATGTCGATAAAAAAGAAGTTTTCAATTGTAATTATAGTTTTAGTTATATTTTCAACAGTTGCTGTAAGTGCAGCAATAAGCATAAACGAGATAAATGCTATAAACAATCAAAGCAAAGGTGAAATGCAGTCAGTAACAGCACAATGTGTTGACAGTATTAATGCGGTTGTAAATAAAGAGCAATCTGTTAATAGTTTGGTAGCAGCTAGAAGTGCAGTTACAAAGTTAGCACTTAAAAGTCCGGATGGTCAAATAACACCAGAAGTAAATGAAAATAATACATGGCTTCAGGATTATGTGAAAAAAGCGGGCAATATATCGCATACATTTGTTTTAGATAGTAATCTTAAAGATATTTCAGATAGTAACACTTCATTTATTGGAAAAAGTTATGCCGATAAGAAGTATGCACAGGATGCTCTTTTAGGAAAAGAAACTATAAGTGATACTACTATATCAAATACAACACATAAACCAATAGTAGTTTTTGCAAGTCCAATAGTTAGTGGTGGAAAAGTTATAGGAGTTGTAGCATCATCAGTAGAGGGTGCTAGTTTTTCAAAGTATTTAAAAAATGTTAAAACCAATAGTTCTCCTTCCAGTTATGCATATATGGTAGATGAAAAAGGAAAAGTATTGTATAACAGAAAAACTCAAGATATAGGAAAGCCTATAGGAAATGGAAAAATGAAGGATGTAATAACTGACTTACTTAAAGGCAATTCTAAAACTTCAGATTTTGTTGAATATGGGGATGCAGGACAGGAAAAGGTTGTATATTACTATCAAATGCCTAATTTGAAGTGGACACTAGTACTTGTATCTTTTAGAGCTGAGATGATGAAATCTGTTAAGAGTGCTATTTACATATCTATTGCAATGACTATCATATTTGGCGTATTAGCATCTATAGTTGGATTATTATTTTCAAAACGCATTACAAACCCTATACTCGATATAGCAAAGCTTGCAGACAAAACAGCCAAATTAGATTTGGTATTAGACAAGAGTTATGATAAATACAGAGGATTTAAGGATGAAGTAGGAGTTATTTTTAAATCAGTACTTGAAATTAGAAGTACATTTAGAGAAATCGTAGGAGAACTTAATACCGTTTCTACTAGCATAAATGGCAATGCAGATAACGTTGAAGACCTTACAAAAGAACTTAAATTTTATGCGGATGAAACTTCTAGTGAAACTGAAAATCTTTCTGCAGGTATGGAAGAAAATTCTGCTACTGTTGAAGAAGTTTCAGCTTCTACAGGAGAAATAAGCAATTCTGTTTCTAATATAGCTGAGAAGGCAGAAGGTGCTGCAGAATTAACAGCTAATACAAATAAAATGTCTATAAAGCTTAAAGACGATTCAATAAATTCTAAGAAATCCACTAATGAAATATACAATAACGTCAAAACAGAACTTGAACAAGCCATTAAAAAATCTGAAGCAGTAAAAGAAATAGATAATTTAGCAAGCGCTATATTACAAATAACAGAACAAACTAATTTACTTGCATTGAATGCTGCTATAGAGGCTGCAAGAGCTGGAGAGGCAGGACGTGGTTTTGCAGTTGTTGCAGAAGAGGTTAGAACTTTAGCAGAACAATCAAGCGATATGGCTAGTAAGATACAAAGTGTAGTAGAAACAGTGAATTCATCTGTTAAAGATTTAAATAGTGAGTCCATAAAATTATTAAAATTTGTAGATGAAAATGTATATAGTGATTATGATAAATTTGTACAATCTGCAGAGGTATATAGTAAAGATGCAGAAAATATTAATGGACTTATGAGTGAATTTAATTCAACCTCAAAACAGTTAAACTCATCTATTGATGGAATTTCTAGGGCTATATCTGAGATTGCAATAGTTGTTAATAATGGAGCTGTTGGAGTTTCTAATATAGCAGAGAAGTCATTAAATATTGTAGAGAAAGTTAAGCTTATTGAAGATAGTGTTGAGAAGAATAAAAATAGTGCTAAGGAACTTCAAGGTTTAGTTAGCAAGTTTAAAATTTAA
- a CDS encoding tyrosine-type recombinase/integrase gives MVVEPIRDKKKIKQIYYYLNGKDTKYGVLFKFGLNTGLRISDILPVKVKDIFNSNYEYKYYFILKEKKTGKVKKIKLNPAIKKTILIFVKEKKLSMNSYLFYSRKGGHLERVQAYRILKEAAIICGVENFGTHSLRKTWGYWTYKASKYNIGLIMDTFNHSSQAITLRYIGINQEQKDNLYSLVQF, from the coding sequence ATGGTTGTAGAACCTATAAGAGATAAAAAGAAAATTAAACAAATTTACTATTATTTAAATGGTAAGGATACTAAATATGGAGTCTTATTTAAATTTGGATTAAATACAGGACTTAGAATAAGTGATATACTTCCTGTAAAGGTTAAGGATATTTTTAACTCAAACTATGAATATAAATATTATTTTATACTCAAAGAAAAGAAAACTGGAAAGGTTAAAAAGATTAAATTAAATCCTGCTATAAAAAAGACTATACTCATATTTGTAAAGGAAAAGAAACTAAGTATGAACTCATATTTATTTTATAGTAGAAAAGGAGGTCATTTAGAAAGAGTACAGGCCTATAGAATACTAAAAGAAGCAGCTATTATTTGTGGAGTTGAAAACTTTGGAACTCACAGCCTACGTAAAACTTGGGGGTATTGGACCTATAAAGCATCAAAATACAATATAGGCTTAATTATGGATACCTTTAATCATAGTTCCCAAGCTATAACCCTTAGGTACATAGGAATAAATCAAGAGCAAAAGGATAACTTGTATTCTTTAGTACAGTTTTAG
- the rpsD gene encoding 30S ribosomal protein S4 — protein MATIREPRFKLSRRLGVNIYGHPKAMKRFETSNKRKKKISDYGLHLIEKQKLKAYYGVLERQFRKYVKAAMKNKEASGSSLLKILECRLDNIVYRIGFANSIRQARQMVNHGLILVNGKKLDIPSYEVQIGDIVSLKEKHRQNEMFVNNFINLSNFNLPYIEKDLDNFSGKLLKIPDKEEIPVRVNEVAVIEFYSK, from the coding sequence GTGGCAACTATACGAGAACCAAGATTCAAGTTATCTAGGCGCCTAGGAGTAAATATCTATGGTCATCCTAAGGCTATGAAAAGATTTGAAACTTCAAATAAAAGAAAGAAAAAAATTTCTGATTATGGATTACATTTAATAGAAAAGCAAAAATTAAAGGCCTACTATGGTGTTCTTGAAAGACAATTTAGAAAATATGTTAAAGCTGCAATGAAAAACAAAGAAGCTAGTGGAAGTTCTTTACTAAAAATATTAGAATGCAGATTAGATAATATAGTTTATAGGATAGGTTTCGCTAATTCTATACGTCAAGCAAGGCAAATGGTAAATCACGGTCTTATATTGGTTAATGGAAAGAAGCTTGATATTCCTTCTTACGAAGTACAAATCGGAGATATAGTATCACTAAAAGAAAAACATAGACAAAATGAAATGTTCGTAAATAACTTTATTAATCTTTCAAATTTTAATTTACCCTATATAGAAAAAGACCTCGATAATTTTTCCGGAAAGCTATTAAAAATACCTGATAAAGAAGAAATACCTGTAAGGGTTAATGAGGTTGCTGTAATAGAATTTTATTCAAAGTAA
- a CDS encoding metal ABC transporter substrate-binding protein, with protein sequence MFKKFLSLIAALIVVISLASCSNSSSTNDKKLKVAVSFNAMKELTYAIGKNKINIVTIIPNGTEPHDFDPKAKDIKTLYDSKIFIYSGLGMETWVDKTLKSVNNKDLISVEASNGVKAIKNSDASEIAEHGKYDPHSWLSLNDAKIESKNIRDALTKADPTNKKFYYDNYNEFCKKVDSLNQEYVDKFKTVKNKDFVTGHAAFAYLCRDYNLNQKSVENVFADGEPSTKQLADLTKYCKDNNVKTVFYEDMVSPKVSSTLAKEVNAKTQKIYTIESAEDGKDYLASMKADLDAIYTSLK encoded by the coding sequence GTGTTTAAAAAATTTCTTTCTTTAATTGCTGCTTTAATTGTCGTTATATCTCTTGCTTCATGCAGCAATAGTTCGTCTACTAATGATAAAAAATTAAAAGTTGCTGTATCCTTTAATGCGATGAAGGAACTCACATATGCCATAGGCAAAAATAAAATAAACATAGTAACTATAATACCAAATGGTACAGAACCCCACGATTTTGATCCAAAAGCAAAGGATATAAAAACTTTATATGATTCTAAAATTTTCATATACAGTGGACTTGGTATGGAAACTTGGGTAGATAAAACTTTAAAGTCAGTTAACAACAAAGATTTGATTTCTGTTGAAGCTTCGAACGGAGTAAAAGCTATAAAAAATTCAGATGCTAGCGAAATAGCTGAACATGGCAAATATGATCCACATTCTTGGCTTAGCTTAAATGATGCCAAAATAGAATCTAAAAACATACGAGATGCTCTTACAAAGGCAGATCCAACTAACAAAAAATTTTACTATGATAATTATAATGAATTTTGCAAAAAAGTAGATTCCTTAAATCAAGAATATGTAGACAAATTCAAAACAGTTAAAAATAAAGACTTTGTAACAGGACACGCTGCCTTCGCATATCTCTGCAGAGATTATAATTTAAACCAAAAAAGCGTAGAAAATGTTTTTGCTGATGGCGAGCCTAGCACAAAACAATTAGCTGATTTAACCAAATACTGCAAGGATAACAATGTAAAAACTGTCTTTTATGAAGACATGGTAAGCCCTAAAGTATCTAGCACCCTGGCAAAAGAAGTCAATGCAAAAACACAAAAAATATATACTATAGAAAGTGCCGAAGACGGAAAAGACTATCTAGCTTCAATGAAAGCTGATCTAGATGCAATTTACACTAGTTTAAAATAA
- a CDS encoding permease, which translates to MENSRHNEIFLPFIICIIFPIVFMLTTNIGVIRKTFSFLLENPSLQSFVTIFISIILEALPFIIIGVFLSSLIQVFISEETLARIIPKNTVLGILFAATVGLIFPVCDCAIIPIVRRLLKKGLPLPIGVTFMLSVPIINPVVLTSTYYAFLNNPYAPFIRAVAGWTSAVIIGFMISKLDKFNTRQAKLHEILFKERLYTPKNAHGIHEHNHEHCHHDHTCSCGHIHHTEKNFSALTLVHVLEHVSLELQDVGRFVIMGAFLSALMQTFIPRKYILSIGHGNISSIIVMMLLAYVLCVCSETDAFIARTFVNQFTNGSIIAFLIFGPMIDIKNTLMLCETFNLKFVFKLVLSIILVCFLIGLSFNFLKIPL; encoded by the coding sequence TTGGAAAATAGTCGTCATAATGAAATTTTTCTTCCCTTTATTATATGCATAATCTTTCCTATTGTATTTATGCTTACTACTAACATTGGAGTAATTAGAAAAACCTTTTCTTTTTTACTTGAAAATCCTTCACTCCAAAGCTTTGTTACTATTTTTATAAGTATTATTTTAGAGGCTCTACCTTTCATTATTATAGGTGTTTTTCTATCTTCTCTAATTCAGGTTTTTATATCTGAAGAAACTCTTGCTAGAATAATACCCAAAAATACAGTTCTCGGAATTTTGTTTGCAGCTACTGTAGGACTTATATTTCCTGTATGTGATTGTGCTATAATCCCTATAGTTAGAAGATTACTTAAAAAAGGTCTTCCTCTTCCTATAGGTGTAACATTTATGCTATCTGTACCAATTATAAATCCTGTAGTTCTTACTTCAACCTATTATGCATTTTTAAACAATCCTTATGCTCCATTTATACGTGCCGTTGCTGGATGGACAAGCGCAGTAATAATAGGCTTTATGATAAGCAAACTGGACAAATTTAACACTAGACAAGCTAAGCTTCATGAAATTTTATTTAAAGAAAGACTTTATACACCTAAAAACGCTCATGGTATTCATGAACATAATCATGAACACTGCCACCACGATCATACTTGTAGCTGCGGTCATATTCATCATACAGAAAAAAATTTTTCAGCGCTAACCTTAGTTCATGTATTAGAGCATGTAAGCTTAGAACTTCAAGATGTTGGGCGATTTGTAATAATGGGTGCTTTTCTTTCAGCTCTTATGCAAACTTTTATTCCGAGAAAATATATATTATCAATAGGCCATGGAAATATATCATCAATTATCGTTATGATGCTTTTAGCCTATGTATTATGTGTATGTTCTGAAACCGATGCATTTATAGCTCGTACCTTTGTTAATCAGTTCACTAATGGCTCAATTATAGCATTCTTAATTTTCGGACCAATGATAGATATAAAAAATACTCTTATGCTTTGTGAAACTTTTAATTTAAAGTTTGTATTTAAATTAGTGTTATCAATAATTCTTGTATGCTTTCTTATAGGTTTATCCTTTAATTTTCTTAAAATTCCGTTATAA
- a CDS encoding TIGR03943 family putative permease subunit, producing MKSEFKWFIILLGFTYYMYYLISSKKLYLFIHPKMTAYIIFAFIVFFILSIFQIKKLFFDKSSNSIKIASSIFFLPLILAYLINPQGLNSNIAEKKGLTTTSLETTNPVLKTQANSIKLNDENFSDMTSEIENNINKYKGKDIEISGFIFKDSSFPKNHFVIARMLIVCCAADAEVVGLTCNTTFNKLKANDWVTIKGTINSMNNFDKENTSQPIIPVINVKSVHSIQKPSNPYIYLKKSLSK from the coding sequence ATGAAAAGTGAATTCAAATGGTTTATTATTCTTTTAGGTTTTACATATTACATGTACTATCTTATATCAAGTAAAAAACTTTACTTATTCATACACCCTAAAATGACAGCTTATATAATTTTTGCGTTTATAGTTTTTTTTATATTGAGTATTTTTCAAATAAAGAAGCTCTTTTTTGATAAAAGTTCTAACTCTATAAAGATAGCTTCATCCATTTTCTTTCTTCCTCTTATACTAGCTTATTTAATAAATCCTCAAGGTTTAAATTCTAACATTGCAGAAAAAAAAGGGCTAACCACTACTTCTCTTGAAACTACTAACCCTGTTTTAAAAACCCAAGCTAACTCTATCAAGTTAAACGATGAAAATTTTTCAGATATGACAAGCGAAATAGAAAATAATATAAATAAGTACAAAGGAAAAGACATAGAAATATCTGGTTTTATTTTTAAAGATTCATCTTTTCCTAAAAATCATTTTGTAATTGCTAGAATGCTCATAGTATGCTGTGCTGCTGATGCAGAAGTTGTAGGCCTTACTTGTAATACTACTTTTAATAAGTTAAAAGCAAATGATTGGGTTACCATAAAAGGAACCATTAACTCTATGAATAATTTTGATAAAGAAAATACAAGTCAGCCTATAATACCCGTAATCAATGTTAAAAGTGTACATTCTATTCAAAAACCCTCTAATCCATATATCTATCTAAAGAAAAGCCTATCAAAGTAA